Proteins from a single region of Streptomyces glaucescens:
- a CDS encoding cysteine hydrolase family protein produces the protein MATTTLRTLMGFDETPARLADATLILVDYQNTYVQGVMELEGWRAALDSAADLLGRAREAGTTVIHVVNDGGEGTPYDIRAEIGRIHPSVAPAEGEAVVVKQLPDSFAGTELGDLVDAAGHKDVVVMGFMTHMCVLFTAQGAFLRGNRPTVVADACATRPLPVAGTEVPAAQIHQGALATVGDLYGVVVASGKSLA, from the coding sequence ATGGCTACGACCACCCTGCGCACCCTCATGGGCTTCGACGAGACGCCGGCGCGGCTCGCCGACGCGACGCTGATCCTGGTCGACTACCAGAACACGTACGTCCAGGGCGTGATGGAGCTGGAGGGCTGGCGGGCCGCACTCGACTCGGCCGCCGACCTGCTGGGCCGGGCCCGGGAGGCAGGCACCACCGTCATCCACGTCGTCAACGACGGCGGCGAGGGCACCCCGTACGACATCCGGGCCGAGATCGGGCGGATCCACCCGAGCGTGGCCCCGGCCGAGGGCGAGGCCGTCGTCGTCAAACAGCTCCCCGACTCCTTCGCCGGCACCGAGCTGGGCGACCTGGTCGACGCCGCCGGTCACAAGGACGTCGTCGTCATGGGCTTCATGACGCACATGTGCGTGCTGTTCACCGCCCAGGGCGCGTTCCTGCGGGGCAACCGGCCCACCGTGGTCGCCGACGCCTGTGCGACGCGGCCCCTGCCGGTGGCGGGCACGGAGGTGCCCGCGGCGCAGATCCACCAGGGCGCGCTCGCGACCGTCGGGGACCTGTACGGAGTCGTCGTCGCCTCCGGGAAGTCCCTGGCCTGA
- a CDS encoding GlxA family transcriptional regulator, with the protein MSTVERLVVILLFDGVDLLDVTGPPEVFSLLRRELKGRPGYRVVLAAGTPDPVTTAAGVRVLPDVTFEQVSGESIDTLLVPGSVETDGRGRVRALAEPAVVDWVRTLAGTARRVTSVCVGAHVLAAAGLLDGRRATTHWSTARQLADEHPAVEVDADPIFIRDGDVWTGAGISSCLDLSLALVADDYGEAVALRVARQLVMYLKRPSGQSQFSVPLEPVSTTRRIEDLRHHIMRHIAEPLTVADLAEYAHLSERQLTRVFKTELGMTPAAYIESARVELARNQLESTDATLERIVTACGFGTTDTMIRAFRRRLDTTPTEYRRRFRTGALT; encoded by the coding sequence TTGAGCACCGTGGAACGACTCGTCGTCATCCTCCTCTTCGACGGCGTCGACCTCCTCGACGTCACCGGGCCGCCCGAGGTCTTCTCCCTGCTGCGCCGCGAACTGAAGGGGAGACCGGGTTACCGGGTCGTCCTCGCCGCCGGGACCCCGGACCCGGTCACCACCGCGGCCGGGGTGCGGGTCCTTCCCGACGTCACCTTCGAGCAGGTGTCGGGCGAGAGCATCGACACCCTCCTGGTGCCCGGCTCGGTCGAGACCGACGGCCGCGGCCGCGTCCGTGCCCTCGCCGAACCCGCGGTCGTCGACTGGGTGAGGACACTCGCGGGGACGGCCCGGAGAGTCACTTCCGTGTGCGTCGGCGCCCACGTCCTGGCGGCCGCCGGGCTGCTCGACGGCAGACGGGCCACCACCCACTGGTCGACCGCCCGGCAGCTCGCCGACGAACACCCGGCGGTCGAGGTCGACGCCGACCCGATCTTCATCCGCGACGGCGACGTGTGGACCGGCGCGGGCATCAGCTCCTGCCTCGACCTGTCCCTGGCCCTCGTCGCCGACGACTACGGCGAGGCGGTCGCGCTGCGCGTCGCCCGGCAGCTCGTGATGTACCTGAAGCGGCCCAGCGGGCAGAGCCAGTTCAGCGTGCCCCTCGAACCCGTCTCCACCACGCGGCGCATCGAGGACCTGCGCCACCACATCATGCGGCACATCGCCGAACCGCTCACCGTCGCGGACCTCGCCGAGTACGCCCACCTCAGCGAGCGGCAGCTCACCCGCGTCTTCAAGACCGAACTCGGCATGACGCCCGCCGCCTACATCGAGTCGGCACGCGTCGAACTGGCCCGCAACCAGCTCGAGTCCACCGACGCGACGCTCGAACGGATCGTCACCGCCTGTGGTTTCGGCACGACGGACACCATGATCCGGGCCTTCCGCCGCCGGCTCGACACCACACCGACCGAGTACCGGCGCCGCTTCCGGACGGGGGCGCTCACCTGA